The Streptomyces sp. TLI_105 DNA segment ACCCGCCGTCTCCATCGTGCCCAGCAGAAGCCTTCGCGCGAGCGGCACGCTCGCGGCCTCGCGCCGCAGATGGAGTGACCACCAGATGCTCATGCTCCAGCCTCCCGGCAGCGGCTCGACATACCGATACGTATTGCCGGAGCGGACGCTCCGTAAGCCCCCGGAGGCGTCAAGAGCGCTCGTTCGGCGGATGCACCGGGCGGGGGCGCCGGTGTATGTCACCTCCGTGCGTCGCCCGGAGGCCTCTTGTCCGCCGCCCCGACGGGCGGGCGTCCGAGCACGGCGGTCGGGGTATCTCATCGCGAAGGCGCCCAAGAACGACCTTCCGGACCTGCCTCATGGCGGTGGCGCGCGTGGTGCGATGATGGGGCCGCCATGACTGCCCCCGCGCTCGCTCCACGGCTGCTGAGGGCCGCGGTGTTCACCGCGGTCTGCGTCGTGCTGTCCGCGCTGGGACACGCCCTCGCCGCCTGCGAGGGCATCGCCCTGTGGACCCTCGTCGCCGGATTCCTCGGCGTCTTCGGCGTCACCGTCCTCTTCGCCGGCCGCGCGCGCTCCCTCGGCTTCGTCGTCGGCGCCCTCGCCGGCGGGCAGCTCGGCCTGCACGTCCTCTTCGGGCTCGGCCGGCGGCAGCTCGCCCTGAGCGAGCAGGCCGACGACGCCCTCGTCCGGATGGCCGCCCGGCTGGTCTGCGGGGCGGGCACCGCCTCCCTCAGCCCCGCCGACGCCACCCGGATCATCACCGACGCCGGGCTCGACCCGGCCGACGCGCACGCCCACATGGGGCACCTGGCCGCCGGGGCGACCACGCCCGCCAGCGAGCTGCTGCCCGGCCTGCCCATGCTCCTCGGCCACCTCCTGGCCGCCCTGGCCACGGGCTGGCTGCTGCGCCGGGGCGACCACGCCCTCGGCCGGCTCGTGGAGCTCTCCGAGCAGGGCGCGACGGAACTCGCCGAGTGCGCCCTCGTGCGCTCCCTGCGGGCCGCGCTCCGTCTCGTACGGGCCCTGCTCGCCGGACTGCCGTCGGCGACGCGCACGGGACCGCGGCGGATCCTCCGGGCCCCCTCCGACTCCTCGCCGCCGCCGGTGGCCGAGGCGCTTCAGCACACGGTGATCAGGCGCGGCCCCCCGGCCGCCGACTGCGTCCTCGCAGCCTGACACGGACCGCTCCACGTGAGCGGGCCGTGCACGTCCGCACGCCTCCTGTCCCCAGGTCCGGGACTGCTTCCCCGGGCGCGCCGGACTTCCCGCCTGTCTCCGATCTTTCGAGTCCTTCGAGGCTTTCGAGTCCTTCGAGCTGGAGTGTCTTCTGCCATGAACGTTTCCCGCACCTTCCTCGCCGGCGGCATCGCCCTCTCCTCCGTGGTCCTGCTGTCCGGCACCGCCTTCGCGCACGTCAGCGTGCAGCCGCAGGGCGAGGCGGCCAAGGGCGGCTACGCGACCGTCAACGTCAAGGTCCCGAACGAGCGCGACAACGCCTCCACCGTGAAGGTCGAGATCAACTTCCCGCTCGACCACCCGCTGGCCTCCGTCATGCCGCAGCCCCTCCCCGGCTGGAAGGCCGAGGTCACCAAGAGCAAGCTCGCCAAGCCGCTGGAGCTGCACGGCAAGAAGATCAACGAGGTCGTCTCCAAGGTCACCTGGACCGCCGACGGCTCGAAGATCGGCCCCGGCCAGTTCCAGCAGTTCCCGCTCTCCCTCGGCCGACTGCCGGAGGACACCGACGAGCTGGTCCTCAAGGCGATCCAGACGTACGACAACAAGGAGGTCGTGCGCTGGATCGAGGAGCAGAAGGAGGGCGCGGAGGAGCCGGAGAACCCGGCCCCCGTCCTGAAGCTCTCCGCCGCCTCCGCCGACCACCACGGCGGCGCCGCTCCGTCCGCCTCCGCCGAGACGGACGAGAAGGCCGGTCACGACGACAAGACGGCCGACCACGAGGAGACCGCCGCCGCGTCCTCCGCCACCGACACCACGGCCCGCGTCCTCGGCGTCATCGGCATCCTCGTCGGTGTCGCGGGCGTCGCCTTCGGCGTCCTCGCCGGCCGCCGCCGCTCGGCCTGACGGCCGCGTCCTCACCCGATCCGGAAGAAGCACCATGTCTGAAGAGAAGACGCCCGGGGCGGCCACGGCCCGTCCCGGGCGGCGCACGCCGCTGGTCATCGCGGCCGTCGCGATCGTCGCCGCGCTCGGCATCACCGCCGCCGTCGGCCTCGGCGACGACGACAAGCCCTCGGGCTCCGGCTCGGCGGTCGCCGAGATCTCCGGCGGCACCGACTCCACCAAGGCCGCCACCGTCCTCGACCGGCCGTTCACCAAGCCCGCGCTCGTCCTCACCGACACCAAGGGCCAGAAGTACGACCTGCGGGAGCGGACCAAGGGCAAGCCGACGCTCATCTACTTCGGCTACACGCACTGCCCCGACGTCTGCCCCCTGACGATGAGCAACATCGCCATCGCCAAGAAGAAGCTCCCCAAGGCCGACCAGGACAAGCTCCAGGTCGTCTTCGTCACCACCGACCCCGAGCGGGACACCTCCGCCGAGCTCGCCAAGTGGCTGCCCGCCGCCGGCGACCCCTCCTTCACCGGCCTCACCGGCGACTTCTCCGCCATCCAGGCGGGGGCCCGGCAGATCGGCATCGGCATCGACCCGCCGACGAAGGACAAGGACGGCAACGTCGTCTCCATGCACGGAGCCCAGGTGATCGCCTTCTCGCCCACCACCGACCAGGGCTACGTCCTGTACGGCGAGGACGCGAGCGTCGACGACTACGCCAAGGACCTGCCGAAGATCATCAAGGGGGAGAACCCGTGACCCGCCGCACCACCGCCCTGTCCGCCGCCGTGGCGCTCGCCGCCGCGCTCGCGCTGACCGGGTGCTCGTCCTCCGAGAGCAAGCCCGACCTGGAGGTCAGCGGCGCGTTCATGCCCCAGCCGGTGATGGACATGGCCGGCGGCTTCCTCACGATCAAGAACGACGGCGACACGGCGGACAAGCTGACCTCCGTCACCAGCCCGCTCTCGGACGACGTCACGATCCACGAGACGAAGGACCAGAAGATGCGGGAGGTGAAGTCCTTCGACATCCCCGCGAACGGCGAGCTGAAGCTCGAACGCGGCGGCAGCCACATCATGTTCATGGAGCTGAAGTCGAAGCCCAAGCAGGGCGACAAGGTCAGCATCGAGCTGCACTTCGAGAAGTCCGCCCCCATCAAGGTCGACCTTCCCGTCGAAGCACCCAACCACGACCCGCAGCAGCACTGAGCTCGTTGACGGAGTGACACAGAGATGACAACCACCGCCCCGCGCCTCGGCAACGCCCTGGCCCGGCTGCTGATCCTCGCGGCCGCGCTGCTCGGCACGCTGCTCGCCGGCGCCGCCCCCGCCTCCGCGCACGCGGCGCTCACCGGCAGCGACCCGAAGGACGGGGCGGTGGTCGCCATCGCCCCCAAAGAGGTCAACCTGACCTTCTCCGAACAGGTCGCCATGAGCCCGGACTCCATCCGGGTCCTCGATCCGGCGGGCCGACGGGCCGACACCGGCGAGATACGCGATCTGTGCAGCGGCTCCGTCGTCCGGTACGGGGTGGGACTCCGCGCCGGACTGCCCGACGGCACGTACACCGTGGCCTGGCAGGCCGTCTCGGCCGACAGCCACCCCGTCGCCGGTGCCTTCACCTTCTCCATCGGAGCCCCCTCCACGACCTCCGTCGCCCTGTCCGACCAGGCGCCCGGCGGCGGCCTCGTCGGCGCCCTCTACGGCATCGCCCGCTACCTCGCGTACGCCGGATTCGCCGTCCTCGTCGGCGGCGGCGCCTTCGTCCTGGCCTGCTGGCCGCGCGGCGCGAGCGTCCGCCCCGTCCAGCAGACCGTGGTCCGGGGCTGGCTGACCCTCACCGGCGCCACCCTGGCGATGCTGCTCCTGCGCCATCCGTACACCGGCTCCGGGAACCTCTCCGACGCCTTCGACCTGGCCGGCCTGAGGACCGTCCTGGAGACGAAGACCGGCGCCGCCCTCACCTCCCGGCTGCTGCTCCTCGGCGCTGCCGCGCTGTTCGTGGCCGTCCTCTTCGGCGCCTACGCCCGCCGCACCGACCCGAAGGAGAAGAAGGACCTCTCCTTCGGACTCGCCCTCGGCGGCACCGTCGTCGCCGCCGGCATCGCCGGGACCTGGGCCCTGGCCGAGCACGCCTCGACCGGTATCCAGCCGGGCGTCGCCATGCCCGTCGACATCCTGCACCTCCTCGCCGTCGCCGCCTGGCTCGGCGGCCTCACCGTGCTCCTCGTGGCCCTCTACCGGGCGCCGTCCGTCGAACGCTCCGCCGTCGAGCGCTTCTCCAAGGTGGCCTTCGGCTCCGTGGCCGTCCTCGCGGCCACCGGGCTCTACCAGTCCTGGCGCCAGGTCGGCTCCTGGTCCGCACTGACCGGGACCCGGTACGGCCAGCTGCTCCTGGTCAAGATCGGCCTCATGGCGGTCCTCATCGGCATCGCCTGGATCTCCCGCCGCTGGACCCAGCGCCTGGCGGAACCGGCACCAGGGGGAGCGGACGAGACGCCGGGCGCGGACCCGGAAACCGAGGCGCCGGAAGCCGAGACCCTGGAAGCCGAGGAGCCGGGCGACGGGTCCGTGGCCACGGAGGAGCCCGAGGCCGACGGAGCCGAGGCCGACCGCTCCGAGGACGACGGCTCCGAGGAGTCTGCTCCGTCCTCGGACGAAGCCGCCGGATCAGTCGACCCCGCGCGGGCCGCGCAGCTCGCCCGGCAGCGGGCCGCCGTCGCCACCGCCCGGCGGAAGCGGGAGCGGGACGCCGACCCCGAGCGGACCGGTCTGCGCCGCTCGGTGCTGACCGAGGCCGCCGTCGCCGTCGTCCTCCTCGCCGTGACCACCGTCCTCACCTCGACCGAGCCCGGTCGCACCGAGGAGGAGGCCGGGCGGGCCACCAGCGCCTCCGGCCCGGCCGCCGTGCCCGACCGGCCCGTCGACATCCGGCTGCCCTTCGACACCGGCGGCGTCGACGGCAAGGGCGTCGTCCGTCTCAGCCTCGACCCCGGCCGCACCGGTGCCAACGCGCTCCACATCTTCGTCGAGCGCCCCAGCGGCAAGCCGCTGGACGTCCCCGAGATCAAGGTCGCCCTCACCCTGGAGGCGAAGGACGTGGGCCCGCTGCCCGTCGCCCCCGACCGGATCCAGACCGGGCACTGGAGCGCGAGCGGCGTCCAGATCCCGATGCCGGGCGACTGGAAGATCCAGGTGACCGTCCGTACCTCCGAAATCGACCAGACCACCATCGACAAGAACGTGAAGATCGGCTGAGCCTCGTGACCGAAAGCGACAACCTCGATCTCTCCCGGCGGCGCCTGCTCGGCGCCGTCGGCGCGGCGGGCGCGGCCGGCCTCGTCGCCGGCGCGGCCGGCGGAGCCGGGATCTCCGCGGCCCTGTCCGACGACACCACCGGAGCCGGCGGCGCCCCGGCCCTGACCACCGTCGGCTCGACCGCGGTGATGTTTCACGGGAAACATCAGGCGGGCATCACCACCCCTCTCCAGTCCCGTGGCCACCTGGTCGCCTTCGACCTCGCCCCGGGCGCCGGCCGCAAGGAGGCCGCCGCCCTGCTGCGCCGCTGGTCGGCCACGGCGAAGGTGCTGATGGCGGGCAAGGCCCCGGCCGAGGACACCGGGGTCGCGCTCGACACGGGCCCGTCCTCCCTCACGGTCACCTTCGGCTTCGGCCGGACCTTCTTCGACCGCACCGGGCTCACCTCGCGCCGCCCCGCCGAGCTGGATCCGCTGCCCGCCTTCTCCGCCGACGCCCTGGACCCCCGGCGCTCGGAGGGCGATCTGTGGGTGCAGATCGGCGCCGACGACGCGCTCGTCGCCTTCCACGCGCTGCGCGCCGTCCAGAAGGACGCGGGGGACGCGGCCCGGGTGCGCTGGCAGATGAACGGCTTCAACCGCTCGGCCGGTGCCACCGCGAAGCCGATGACCGCCCGCAACCTGATGGGGCAGGTCGACGGCACGGGCAATCCGAAGCCCACCGACCCGGACTTCGACCGGCGGATCTTCGTCCCGGCCGGGTCGGGCGGCGCGCCGGAGTGGATGGCCGGCGGCTCGTACGCGGTGGTGCGACGGATCCGGATGCTCCTCGACGACTGGGAGAAGCTGCCGCTGGACCGGCAGGAGAAGGTGATCGGGCGCCGGAAGTCCGACGGGGCCCCGCTCACCGGCGGCTCCGAGACCACCGAGCTCGATCTGGACAAGCTCGGGCCGGACGGGAAGCTCGTCATCCCCGGCAACGCCCACTCCCGGATCTCCGCCCCCGAACAGAACGGCGGGGCGGCGATGCTGCGCAGGCCGTTCTCCTTCCACGACGGGATCGGCCCGGACGGAACGCCGGACGCGGGACTCCTCTTCGTCTGCTGGCAGGCGGACCCCCTCAGGGGCTTCGTCCCGGTGCAGCGCAAGCTCGACCGGGGCGACGCGCTGTCCGCGTTCATCCGCCACGAGGCGAGCGGGCTCTTCGCGGTCCCGGGCGGTCCCGCCGAGGGCGAGTACGTGGGCCAGCGCCTCCTGGAGGCCTGACCGTCCCGGCCGGAGGGACGCCCCGTCGGCGCGGCGGCTCTCTCCGGCGGCGACCATTAGGGTGACGGTATGTCCGCCACCCGGTACACCTATCTCGGCCCCGAAGGCACCTTCACCGAGGCGGCGCTGCGCACGCTGCCCGAGGCCGCGACGCGGGAGCTCGTCCCCATGGTCTCGGTCCCGGCCGCCCTCGACGCCGTGCGGAACGGGGAGGCCGCCGCCGCGCTCGTCCCGATCGAGAACTCGGTCGAGGGCGGGGTGACCGCGACGCTGGACGAGCTGGCCTCCGGCGAGCCGCTGATGATCTACCGCGAGGTGCTCCTCCCGATCGCCTTCGCGCTGCTCGTCCGGCCCGGGACCAAGCTCTCCGAGGTCAAGACGGTCACGGGCCACCCGGTGGCCCAGCCGCAGGTCCGGAACTGGCTGCGGGCCCATCTGCCCGAGGCGGTGTGGGAGTCGGCGGCCTCCAACGCGGACGGCGCCCGGCTGGTGCAGGAGGGCCGGTTCGACGCCGCCTTCGCGGGGGAGTTCGCGGCGGCGACGTACGGCCTCCAGGCGCTGGTCACGGAGATCCACGACGCGGAGAACGCCGAGACGCGGTTCGTGCTCGTGGGTCGGCCGGCCCGGCCGGCGGCTCCGACGGGCGCGGACAAGACCTCGGTGGTGCTGTGGCTGGGTGACGATCATCCGGGTGCCCTCCTCGAACTGCTCCAGGAGTTCGCGGTGCGCGGGGTGAACCTGATGCTGATCCAGTCCCGGCCCACGGGAGCGGGGATCGGGAACTACTGCTTCGCCGTGGACGCCGAGGGTCATGTCTCGGACCGGCGGGTGGGCGAGGCGCTGATGGGCCTCAAGCGGATCTGCCCCAAGGTGCGGTTCCTCGGCTCGTACCCCCGGGCGGGTGTCTCGGTGGAGGACGTGTCGGCGCTGCGGCGCGGGACTTCGGACGTGGAGTTCATGGAGGCCTCCGACTGGCTGGCGAGGGCCCAGGACGGTCGGGCCTGATCCGATGGTGGACGAACTCCCGCGACGGCGTGAACGGTCGTCCACAGGTACGAACCACTAGTCCTACCTGCATACTTTTCAGTTACCCACAGAGGTTATCCACAGGCCCCCTCTCAGGCCTGGGGACAAGTCGACACCCCATCGAGACAAGGTCGACAAATCACCCTGCCCACTCCCCACCCATCCGTGCGCCATCCACAGCGCCTCCCCGGCTCCCCCGTCAGCAGGCCTCTGCCGACCCACTCGTTGGAGCGATCAATTCCCACCCAAATGAGTGTGTGGAGGGTGTTTGATCACGGAATTCCCAGGCACCATGAGGGAAATCCCTGGGGTCTTCTCCGTAGTCCACAGATTTTCCGCACAGCCTGTGGATAAGTGAATGGGCGACTCCGTCCACCGACATTTCCACGGGTCTCAATTCGGGCGAATCAACACGCGCCCCCTTATCCGGTGGGGGCACGCGAACGCGCACCGGTAGCCTGGTGGGGTGATTGACCTTCGCCTGCTCCGTGAGGACCCCGACCGTGTTCGCGCCTCCCAGCGCGCCCGTGGAGAGGACGTCGCGCTCGTCGACGCCCTGCTCTCCGCCGATGAGCGGCGCAGGTCGTCCGGCGTCCGCTTCGACGAGCTCCGATCCGAGCAGAAGGCGCTCGGCAAGCTGATCCCCAAGGCCACCCCGGAGGAGCGCGCCGAGCTCCTGCAGAAGGCCGAGCAGCTCAAGACCGACGTCAAGGCCGCCGAGGCCGAGCAGAACGAGGCCGACGAGACGGCCAGGCAGCTTCTGCTCCAGCTGGGGAACATCGTCCACACGGACGTCCCGGTCGGCGGCGAGGAGGACTTCGTCGTCCTCGAGACGCACGGCACCATCCGCGACTTCGCGGCCGAGGGCTTCGAGCCCAGGGACCACCTGGAGCTCGGCGAGGCGCTCGGCGCCATCGACGTCGAGCGGGGCGCCAAGGTCTCCGGCTCGCGCTTCTACTACCTGACCGGCGTCGGCGCCCTCCTGGAGCTCGCCCTGGTCAACGCGGCGATCGCCCAGGCCACCGAGGCCGGCTTCATCCCCATGCTGACCCCGGCGCTGGTCCGTCCGCGCGCCATGGAGGGCACCGGCTTCCTCGGCCAGGCCGCGGAGAACGTGTACCACCTGGAGAAGGACGACTACTACCTCGTCGGCACGTCCGAGGTGCCCCTCGCCGCGTACCACATGGACGAGATCATCGAGGCCGACAAGCTGCCGCTGCGGTACGCGGGCTTCTCGCCCTGCTTCCGCCGCGAGGCCGGCACGTACGGCAAGGACACCCGGGGCATCTTCCGCGTCCACCAGTTCGACAAGGTCGAGATGTTCTCGTACGTCGCTCCGGAGGACGCCGAGGCCGAGCACAAGCGGCTCCTGGAGTGGGAGAAGCAGTGGCTGACCTCGCTGGAGCTGCCGTTCCAGGTCATCGACGTCGCCACCGGTGACCTCGGCGCCTCCGCCTCCCGCAAGTTCGACTGCGAGGCGTGGATCCCGACGCAGGGCAAGTACCGCGAGCTGACCTCCGCCTCGAACTGCGACAGCTTCCAGGCCCGCCGCCTCTCCGTCCGCATGCGCGACGACAAGGACGGCAAGAAGGTCGTGCAGCCGCTGGCCACCCTGAACGGCACGCTGTGCGCCGTACCGCGCACGATCGTGGCGATCCTCGAGAACCACCAGCTGGCCGACGGTTCCGTGCGGGTGCCCGAGGTGCTCCGTCCGTACCTCGGCGGCCGCGAGGTCCTGGAGCCGATCGCCAAGTGAGCTCCTTCCCCTACCGCCTGGTCGCGACGGACCTCGACGGCACGCTACTGCGGTCCGACGAGTCCGTCTCGGACCGCACTCGGGACGCGCTCGCCGCGGCGACGGCGGCGGGTGCCGCGCACATCGTGGTCACCGGCCGGGCGGTGCCCTGGACCCGGCACATCCTGGACGACCTCGGCTACCAGGGGATCGCGGTGTGCGGGCAGGGCGCGCAGGTCTACCACGCCGGTGAGCACCGGCTGCTGACCTCGCTGACCCTCGACCGGCAGCTCGCGGGGCTCGCGCTCTCCAAGATCGAGGCGGAGGTGGGCCCGCTGGCGCTGGCCGCCAGCCGCGACGGTCTGGAGGGCGAGGTCCTGATGGGCCCCGGCTACCGGGCCCATGAGGGACCGCTGCCGTACGTGTCGTACGAGGACCCGGCGGAGCTGTGGGCGGCGCCGCTGACCAAGCTGTACGTCCAGCATCCGACGCTGACCGACGACGAGCTGACCCGGGCCGCGCGGGAGACGGTCGGCGGGCTCGTCGACGTCGTCATGGCGGGCCCGGGCATCGTGGAGATCCTCCCGCTCGGCCTCAGCAAGGCGACCGGCCTGTCGCTCGCGGCGCGCCGGCTCGGTGTGAAGGCCGCGGAGACGATCGCCTTCGGCGACATGCCGAACGACATCCCGATGTTCGGCTGGGCGGCGCACGGCGTGGCCATGGGCAACGCGCACGAGGAGCTGCGGGCGGTGGCGGACGAGGTGACGGCCTCGAACGAGGAGGACGGCATCGCGCTCGTCCTGGAGCGCCTGCTGGCGGCCTGAACCGGCGATACCCGGACGAAGGCCCGCTCCCCTCGGGGAGCGGGCCTTCGTGGGTCGCGGCCCGCGCGGATTGGGGTCCGCGCGCTCGAAGCGGCCGCACCCGGGGAATCCCCCGTGTCCCCCGCGTGCAACTAGTGTGCGTCGGGAGGCCGTTCGACGGCGACCGGTTTTCCGCCGGTCGGCGCTCCGCGGGTCAACGGGTGGCAGGCCAGGCCGATCGCCAGTGAGATCGCGTGACCGAGGTCGGTGTACGTGCGGTCGGCGGCGAGCGGCACGAGGAAGAACGCGGTCACCGCGGCGAGGTAGAGCAGGCGCCAGGGGTACGGCAGCCGGTAGGTCAGGATCCCGGCCGAGGCGGCGAGACCGTAGCTGACTCCGATGTCGACGACGTGCGCCATGCTGCGCGGCACGTCGTGCAGCTGGATGGCCGCCAGGACCACCTGCTGGCTGATGAGCGTGGCCGCGATGTGGGCGGTGGTGACGGTGAGGAGCCACTTCGGGGTGCCGAGCCAGCGTTCCACGGGGGCGTGGAAGACCTCGAAGAGCACCGCGTACAGCAGGAAGTCCGCCGGGTTCTCGATCCAGAACCCACTGCCCAGCAGGGCCCGCATCGGGTGGTGCGCGAGCTGGTGGAGATTGCTGCTGTTGCGGTGGAGGAGATAGGTCTCCAGCGCGGCGGGGGAGAGCGCGATGACGAGGCTGGTGATCGCGATGACCGCCAGCCACACATGCGTACCGGGTGACGAACGCACCCACGACCTGATCGGCCGGGACGGTTCGCCACCCGGGGAGGTTTCGCTCGGCACCTTTCAGTGCCTATCACCCGAACCTGGGAGAAACCTCAGAAATTGATCATGTGTCCGGCAATACCGTGGATCGCTTCCTTCACGGCCTCGCCCAGCGTCGGGTGGGCGTGCACGTTCCGGGCGACCTCGTGGACCGTGAGGTCCCACTGCTGGGCCAGCGTCAGCTCGGGCAGCAGCTCGGTGACGTCGGGGCCGATCAGGTGGGCGCCGATGATCTCGCCGTACTTCGCGTCGGCGACGATCTTCACGAAGCCGGTCGAGTCGCCGAGGCCGTGCGCCTTGCCGTTCGCCATGAAGGGGAACTTGGCGACCTTGACGTCGTAGCCCTTCTCGCGGGCCTGCGCCTCGGTGTAGCCGAAGCTGGCGATCTGCGGCTGGCAGTAGGTCGCGCGCGGGATCATCACGTAGTCGAGTTCCATAGTCTCGGCGTCCGCGATGGTCTCGGCGGCGATGACGCCCATGGCCTCGGCGGTGTGCGCGAGCATCAGCTTCGCGGTCACGTCGCCGATGGCGTAGATGTGCGGCACGGAGGTGCGGGAGCGGCCGTCGACGTCGATCGCGCCGCGCTC contains these protein-coding regions:
- a CDS encoding YcnI family protein, translated to MNVSRTFLAGGIALSSVVLLSGTAFAHVSVQPQGEAAKGGYATVNVKVPNERDNASTVKVEINFPLDHPLASVMPQPLPGWKAEVTKSKLAKPLELHGKKINEVVSKVTWTADGSKIGPGQFQQFPLSLGRLPEDTDELVLKAIQTYDNKEVVRWIEEQKEGAEEPENPAPVLKLSAASADHHGGAAPSASAETDEKAGHDDKTADHEETAAASSATDTTARVLGVIGILVGVAGVAFGVLAGRRRSA
- a CDS encoding SCO family protein, translated to MSEEKTPGAATARPGRRTPLVIAAVAIVAALGITAAVGLGDDDKPSGSGSAVAEISGGTDSTKAATVLDRPFTKPALVLTDTKGQKYDLRERTKGKPTLIYFGYTHCPDVCPLTMSNIAIAKKKLPKADQDKLQVVFVTTDPERDTSAELAKWLPAAGDPSFTGLTGDFSAIQAGARQIGIGIDPPTKDKDGNVVSMHGAQVIAFSPTTDQGYVLYGEDASVDDYAKDLPKIIKGENP
- a CDS encoding copper chaperone PCu(A)C, whose product is MTRRTTALSAAVALAAALALTGCSSSESKPDLEVSGAFMPQPVMDMAGGFLTIKNDGDTADKLTSVTSPLSDDVTIHETKDQKMREVKSFDIPANGELKLERGGSHIMFMELKSKPKQGDKVSIELHFEKSAPIKVDLPVEAPNHDPQQH
- a CDS encoding copper resistance protein CopC — its product is MTTTAPRLGNALARLLILAAALLGTLLAGAAPASAHAALTGSDPKDGAVVAIAPKEVNLTFSEQVAMSPDSIRVLDPAGRRADTGEIRDLCSGSVVRYGVGLRAGLPDGTYTVAWQAVSADSHPVAGAFTFSIGAPSTTSVALSDQAPGGGLVGALYGIARYLAYAGFAVLVGGGAFVLACWPRGASVRPVQQTVVRGWLTLTGATLAMLLLRHPYTGSGNLSDAFDLAGLRTVLETKTGAALTSRLLLLGAAALFVAVLFGAYARRTDPKEKKDLSFGLALGGTVVAAGIAGTWALAEHASTGIQPGVAMPVDILHLLAVAAWLGGLTVLLVALYRAPSVERSAVERFSKVAFGSVAVLAATGLYQSWRQVGSWSALTGTRYGQLLLVKIGLMAVLIGIAWISRRWTQRLAEPAPGGADETPGADPETEAPEAETLEAEEPGDGSVATEEPEADGAEADRSEDDGSEESAPSSDEAAGSVDPARAAQLARQRAAVATARRKRERDADPERTGLRRSVLTEAAVAVVLLAVTTVLTSTEPGRTEEEAGRATSASGPAAVPDRPVDIRLPFDTGGVDGKGVVRLSLDPGRTGANALHIFVERPSGKPLDVPEIKVALTLEAKDVGPLPVAPDRIQTGHWSASGVQIPMPGDWKIQVTVRTSEIDQTTIDKNVKIG
- the efeB gene encoding iron uptake transporter deferrochelatase/peroxidase subunit codes for the protein MTESDNLDLSRRRLLGAVGAAGAAGLVAGAAGGAGISAALSDDTTGAGGAPALTTVGSTAVMFHGKHQAGITTPLQSRGHLVAFDLAPGAGRKEAAALLRRWSATAKVLMAGKAPAEDTGVALDTGPSSLTVTFGFGRTFFDRTGLTSRRPAELDPLPAFSADALDPRRSEGDLWVQIGADDALVAFHALRAVQKDAGDAARVRWQMNGFNRSAGATAKPMTARNLMGQVDGTGNPKPTDPDFDRRIFVPAGSGGAPEWMAGGSYAVVRRIRMLLDDWEKLPLDRQEKVIGRRKSDGAPLTGGSETTELDLDKLGPDGKLVIPGNAHSRISAPEQNGGAAMLRRPFSFHDGIGPDGTPDAGLLFVCWQADPLRGFVPVQRKLDRGDALSAFIRHEASGLFAVPGGPAEGEYVGQRLLEA
- the pheA gene encoding prephenate dehydratase — protein: MSATRYTYLGPEGTFTEAALRTLPEAATRELVPMVSVPAALDAVRNGEAAAALVPIENSVEGGVTATLDELASGEPLMIYREVLLPIAFALLVRPGTKLSEVKTVTGHPVAQPQVRNWLRAHLPEAVWESAASNADGARLVQEGRFDAAFAGEFAAATYGLQALVTEIHDAENAETRFVLVGRPARPAAPTGADKTSVVLWLGDDHPGALLELLQEFAVRGVNLMLIQSRPTGAGIGNYCFAVDAEGHVSDRRVGEALMGLKRICPKVRFLGSYPRAGVSVEDVSALRRGTSDVEFMEASDWLARAQDGRA
- the serS gene encoding serine--tRNA ligase, producing MIDLRLLREDPDRVRASQRARGEDVALVDALLSADERRRSSGVRFDELRSEQKALGKLIPKATPEERAELLQKAEQLKTDVKAAEAEQNEADETARQLLLQLGNIVHTDVPVGGEEDFVVLETHGTIRDFAAEGFEPRDHLELGEALGAIDVERGAKVSGSRFYYLTGVGALLELALVNAAIAQATEAGFIPMLTPALVRPRAMEGTGFLGQAAENVYHLEKDDYYLVGTSEVPLAAYHMDEIIEADKLPLRYAGFSPCFRREAGTYGKDTRGIFRVHQFDKVEMFSYVAPEDAEAEHKRLLEWEKQWLTSLELPFQVIDVATGDLGASASRKFDCEAWIPTQGKYRELTSASNCDSFQARRLSVRMRDDKDGKKVVQPLATLNGTLCAVPRTIVAILENHQLADGSVRVPEVLRPYLGGREVLEPIAK
- a CDS encoding HAD family hydrolase, whose protein sequence is MSSFPYRLVATDLDGTLLRSDESVSDRTRDALAAATAAGAAHIVVTGRAVPWTRHILDDLGYQGIAVCGQGAQVYHAGEHRLLTSLTLDRQLAGLALSKIEAEVGPLALAASRDGLEGEVLMGPGYRAHEGPLPYVSYEDPAELWAAPLTKLYVQHPTLTDDELTRAARETVGGLVDVVMAGPGIVEILPLGLSKATGLSLAARRLGVKAAETIAFGDMPNDIPMFGWAAHGVAMGNAHEELRAVADEVTASNEEDGIALVLERLLAA
- a CDS encoding rhomboid-like protein codes for the protein MRSSPGTHVWLAVIAITSLVIALSPAALETYLLHRNSSNLHQLAHHPMRALLGSGFWIENPADFLLYAVLFEVFHAPVERWLGTPKWLLTVTTAHIAATLISQQVVLAAIQLHDVPRSMAHVVDIGVSYGLAASAGILTYRLPYPWRLLYLAAVTAFFLVPLAADRTYTDLGHAISLAIGLACHPLTRGAPTGGKPVAVERPPDAH